The sequence CAAACAATCCGGCGGCTTCATCGTCACGAACGCCAACTGCTCTGCCATCGGCCTCGTCCTCGCGCTCGCACCTCTTCACAAAACATTCGGAATTGAAAAACTCTTCGTCACCACGATGCAAGCCGTCAGCGGCGCCGGATATCCCGGTGTTCCCTCCATCGACATTCTCGGCAACGTCATTCCCTTCATCAAGAACGAGGAAGAGAAGATGGAAATTGAAACGAAGAAAATGCTCGGCACCCTCAAAGCCCATGAGGTTGAACTCGCTCATTTCGGCATGACCGCGCATTGCAACCGCGTAGCCGTCGAAGATGGCCACACCGAATCTGTTTCGATTTCGCTGAAGAAGAAAGCTGCCCCCGAGCAGATCATCGAAGCATGGACGAGTTTCCGCTCGCTTCCGCAGGAGTTGAAACTCCCGCACGCACCCGCCGAACCCATCCTCTACGACTCGCGCCACGATCGCCCGCAACCGCGCTTCGACGTCGATCGCGGCAAAGGCATGTCTTCCATCTGCGGACGCCTTCGCCCCTGCGGCCTCCTCGATTGGAAGTTCACCGTGCTCTCGCACAACACCATCCGCGGAGCCGCCGGCGCAGCTTTACTCAATGCGGAGTTGCTGAAAGAAAAGGGCTACTTCGGTTTGTAGTGCCGGCCCCAGCCCCCCGGTTTGGCGGGCGAAAGCTGTTCTGTTCACTAGCGCCAGCAGTCCCTCGAAGCCGAAGGATTGCAGGCACCGTCTCTTCAGTTACTCGAACGCGTACGTACGCACAGCAGAAATTGTTCTTTTGCAAATTGCCTGGGTGGGTGCATGTAACTCAAAACAGGATGGTTGCGAGTTCCTGCGAGATGCGTTCCCTCACTGACAACCTATGTCCCGGCGATGTAGCCTGCAAACCATGTGCGCCGTCGCCCAGGAAGATCGAGCGTTGGGGCAGTCGTGGTTCAACGCATTAGTTGATGTAGTTGACTGTATTGTTGGTCACTTTGATTGCAAAGATCTCTTTCTCAATCTTTGTCCCCGACTGCATCAACTTGTCGAGTTCGAATTTCTGCATCTCGCTCTCTATAATTCCGCCTCGAACACGATGCGGCAGAACGTGCTCGAGACCCCAATAAGAGACGTGCCATACACGCTTCCGCGTGAGTTGCCGATTGAGCAATCTCTGGCCGCGTTGGTTTGGCAATCGCAGCGACCGCTGACTTGGACCGATATTTCACAGGAAACCCGTTTCCCACAAATTGTCGATTCGCTTCGCAGGAACGGCGTTGTGTCCTATTGCCTGCTCCCGCTCACTACACCACAGCGGCAATTGGGAGCAATCGGATTTGGCAGTACAAGCCGGTCAGCGTATCAAAACGAGGATGTGCATTTCCTGGAGAAGGTGGCCGCTGTCGTAGCAGCCGCTGTCGGCAACGTTCTTCATTATGAGTCGGCCCGTGCATACGAACAAGACCTCAAACATGAAAGAGACCGACTGCAATTACTTCTGGAGATTACAACAGCGGTAGCCAGAAATCTCGAACTTCGAGATCTGCTGCCAGCTATTTCAGAATCATTGCGCCGCGTACTTCATCATGAATTTGCCAGCCTCGTCCTGCTGGAGCCCTCTGGCGAAATGGTTCGAGTCCATGGATTGGACTTCCCCAAGAGTATCGGCTTGATTCACGAGGATCTGGTTTTTGCATTTCAGGGCAGTGTCGCGGAAAAAGTATTACAGGCAAAGAAGCCTCTGATTTTCAGGGAGTTCGAAGCCGAAGGCGTGCGCAAAGAAATTGCGGACCTGTTGGCCCGCGAGCACTTGAAGTCGCTGTGTAGCGCACCGCTGTTAAACCGCAACCGCCCCCTTGGAGTTCTGAATGTCGCTAGCACACGACCGAATGCCTTCAGCAAAGAAGACATGGAATTGCTACTCCTCATCGCGAACCAGATTTCGGTCGCAATTGACAACTCACTTACTTTTGAGCAAGTGCAGAAGCTAAAGGACAGACTGGCAGAAGAGAAGCTTTACCTTGAAGACGAGATTCGGAATGAATATAACTTCGGGCAAATCATTGGCGAGAGTAAAGCATTAAAGGACATCCTCAAACTGGTTGAGACAGTTGCTCCAACCGATGCGAGTGTGCTGATCCAGGGCGAGACCGGCACCGGCAAGGAACTGATTGCGCGAGCTATTCACCGGCTCAGTAAACGGCAGGATCGCACGTTTGTGAAACTCAATTGCGCGGCGATTCCGACCGGGTTACTGGAAAGCGAACTGTTCGGACACGAGAAAGGCGCCTTCACCGGCGCGATTTCGCAGAAGGTGGGTCGTATCGAACTCGCCCAGAACGGAACGTTGTTCCTGGACGAAATTGGGGATCTTCCGTTGGAAATTCAACCTAAGCTGCTCCGGGTTCTACAAGAGAAGGAATTTGAGCGCCTGGGTGGTACTCGCACCATCCATGTCGACCTGCGATTGATTGCGGCAACTAATCGCAATCTGGAGCAGATGGTTGCCGACCGCCAATTCCGAAATGACTTGTACTATCGCCTCAGAGTAGTGCCGCTTTCGGTTCCGCCCCTGCGAGAGCGAAGAGAGGATATTGCAACGCTGGTCCGCTACTTCATTCAGAAACATGCTCGCCATATGGGAAAACACTTCCGAGCTATATCGCCGCACTCGATGGAATCTCTTATGGCCTGGCATTGGCCGGGGAACATTCGGGAATTAGAAAACCTCGTCGAACGAGCTGTCATCCTTTCACCCAGCCCCATGCTGAACATCCCCCTCGACGAACTCGCGCCGTCCAGTCAGTCCGGGGCTCCCGATCCCACTCTGACCAGTGTCGAGCGCGAACATATACTGCATGTTTTGCGAGAGACACATGGGGTGATTAGTGGCCCGAACGGTGCGGCATCACGCCTTGGCATGAAGCGTACAACCCTGCAAGCGCGGATGAAAAAGCTCGGAATCTCGCGTGCAGAGACATAGGCCAGTACATTTTTAGCTTTAGCGGGGCCGAACGCTGCTGCCGAACGAACGGCATCGTGCCTACCATTCGGCAGGTCTCGCTATGAATCATACCCATCCTATATCGGCCCACGCCTGCCAATCTCCTTTTGTGCCAACACTTACCTGATCTGAGGGTATGCTGTTCGGCTTTGGCATGCTGCCTGCACATGTACAGCCGTGCTCCGAATCAACATACAAAACGAAAAACGCCAAACGACATTCCGATTGGAAGGTCGACTGGCGGAAGCATGGGTCGCTGAGCTGCGGCGTTGTTATCACGAAGCGCGTCCGATGTCTTCAAAGCTGGTGGTAGATCTTGACGACGTAACCTTCATCGATGAGGCCGGCAGCGCGTTACTGGGTGAAATGTCCGGGGATGGTGTTTTGCTCGTTGCAACAGATCCACTCATGAAATCAATTATCAAGGAAGTGCGCCTGCGGGAGGAACACAAGCGATGATATGGAAGGATGTGGCAACAACCGAACGATTGCTCTCACAGGCTGTCCGGGGAAACTGCCAGGCGACGGTAGAGCTGTTCAACAGCGAGCTGGGAGCGATGTACGACGCTGCATGTCTGCTGTTGGGGGGAGCGGATGACGCACTCGAGATGGTACGGCAGGCTGTCACGGTGGCCGTAGATAATCTCGGTGAACTGAAAGACGCCTCTCGCTTTTCATCGTGGGCAAGAACTTTTGTAGTAAGCAGGACGCTCGAATACATGGTTGGGCGCCGCACGTCCATTCTGAATGGGGACTCCACCGAGTATGAGCCGTTAACAATAGATCAATGGGGTGATTGGGACTCCGACGAGATACTTGAACTCTTTCTATCCGCAGTACGCCCGAACGAGCCCGACTCTCATCATCCTGTGCCGGATTCCTTCCGGCTGATTCTTCAGCGGTTACTGCAATCCCTTCCTGACAATCTCCGGACTTCGTTCGTCTTACACGATGTCTTCAGTTTTCGCGTCGACGAAACCTGTTCCTTTCTGGTTCTGCCCCCGGAGGAGGTCAGAAGCCTGTTGGCAGCGGCTCGTCACAAGCTGGTGATCGGTGTTTTGAATGAGCTGCGCAGCATGGCAGCGGCCATGCGCTGCAGTGACGACACGCCGACGAGTGCAGGAAACGCTCTGGACCACGTGCACATTAAAGTCTGTGAAAGCGACGAGTTATTCAGCTCGTTTAGTTGACTGGATAAGCTCAGTTTGAGGCAGGTGGTTGCTGGTTTTGGGGATTGTTCCTGATCCACACCGTTTTCGCATTCATGAATTCGCGAATACCGTAGAGGCCTAACTCCCGACCGTAGCCCGATTGCTTTACTCCGCCGAACGGTATGCGCGGATCCGAAGCCACCATTCCGTTGATGAACACCATGCCCGATTCGATTTCATCGACGAATAATTTCTGTTCGCCAGGATCGTTGGTCCAGGCGCTTGCTCCTAATCCGAAGGGTGAATCGTTGGCCATCCGTATCGCGTCGTCAGCATCGCGCACCACGAACAACATTGCCACCGGCCCGAATAACTCTTCGTAGTACGCGGGCGTACCGGTCCTGATATCTGTAATAACAGTTGGCTCAAAGAAATTGCCTGCTCCGGAGATGCGCTTCCCGCCTGTCAGAACGCGCGCGCCGGATTTGAGCAACTCGCCGACCTGTTGTTCGAGATCAGCAGCGATCTGAGGCGTCGCGAGCGGCCCAACATCTGTCGCCGGAAGCATTGGGTCACCAACTCGAAGCCTCTGCATTCCTTCCACAAATTTCGTGGTGAATTCGCTAGCGATCGACTCAGCCACGAAGAATCTTTTCGCCGCAATGCAGGACTGTCCGTTATTGATGATGCGGGCACGCACAGCTGTTTGCACGGCCTCATCGAGATCAGCACTGGGCATGACGATGAACGGGTCCGAACCACCCAGTTCGAGAACAGTCTTCTTGATCCGCGAACCTGCCTCACTTGCGACCTTGCTCCCGGCTGGTCCCGACCCAGTCAGCGTAGCCGCAACAACGCGCGGATCATCGAGAACCTTCTGCACCTTGTCGACGCCGATGAGGAGTGACTGAAATACCCCCTCGGCGAAACCTGCCTCGCGGAAGATTTTCTCGATCGCGAGCGCGCATTGTGGAACATTCGATGCGTGTTTCAGCAGTCCGACATTTCCCGCCATCAATGCAGGCGCGGCGAACCGAAACACCTGCCAGAATGGAAAGTTCCAGGGCATCACAGCGAGCACTGCCCCAATCGGTTGGTAATGAATAAAGCTTCTCGTCGCGTTCGTCGCGACCTCTTCATCGGCCAGGAAGCGCTCCGCATTCTCGGCGTAGTAGCGGCACGCGGTTGCGCATTTCTTCGCTTCAGCACGGGCGGAGTCGAGCGTTTTGCCCATCTCCATCGTCATAATTCGGGCGAAACGATCCGTCTCCTTCTCCAGTATCTCCGCGGCGCGAGCCATCCACCGGGAACGCTCAGAAAACGATGTCTTTCTGTGTCGTCGAAATTCCTCGGACGCGAGTTGAAGTTTCTGCCCTATTTGTTCATCGGTCAGCGATTCAAATCGCTTTATGACCTCGTTCGTGGTGGGATTAATGCTCGCTATGTTCATCTGACAGACCCTTCCGGGTTAGATGCCCGTGACAAAAGTTTCTAATGCTTTGACACTGACTACGGTGGCTGAGGAACTGCCCCGAAGAAAACTAAACTCCTGACGCTGGAGTAACCGATTGCCGATTCCAAATCTTTAAGGGCAAAAGAACCGTGGCGACACAACCCGGAGCATCTTCGCGGTCCGACAACTGAATCGTTCCACCGTGCGCTTCGGCAATTTGCCGCGACAGCACTAAGCCGATCCCCGTTCCTTCTTCCTTGGTTGTGTAGAAGGGCACAAAGACATTATCCGGATTCATCAGCCCGGGGCCACGGTCCTTGATCTCGATCTTCAGTAGCGATTCGGAATAACTCCATGCGACGCTAGCTACGGCCGATCCACCATTAGTTCGGTCCATTGCCTCAAGAGCGGCATCGGCTGCATTCTTGATGAGGTTGATCATCATCTGCTCGAGTTGATCGGGGTCGACCGGTATGGTGATGTCGGGGCCGCCGGAAACCTGCACGGCTACACGAGTCTCCAGCGCGGCGACCCGCTCCACCAAGGTCTTTAATCTCACAGGCTGGAGAGAAGGCTGCGGCATTTGAGCCAGCCGCCGGTACGCCTGAAGAAACCGGTTTAGCGAGGCGGAGCGTGATTCGATGATTTCCAGGCCTCGGGCAAAATCCTGTCTCTCTCCTGTCGGAAGTTCCATGCCGTTGAGCCGCGTGATTAACGTTCCGGCGATGGATTTGATGGGCGCCAAGGAATTGTTCAGTTCGTGCCCAAGAACGCGGATCAGCCTTTGCCAAGCAGTTCGTTCCTCGCTGCGAAGCGCGCGGCTGACGTCGGAGAGCACCATCAGGGTGTGCGGAACGCCACCCTGCCGGAACTGGCTCTTCCGGACAAGCCAGCGAGTGTTCGGGGCCTGCGGCAGGATGATCTGCGTCTCATTCTCCGAATCGAAGCAGCCGCGCAACCCAATCTGATCAACCGAACGGGCCAGAAGCGCCGATTCGGGCCTCTGCAACAGGCGCTCTCCAGCAGAGTTCACTAACCGAAGCAAGCCGTTGGGATCGAACGCGAAGATGGGAACATTGATCTCTTCCACGACTCGTCGAAGCAGTGCAGTCGCTTCAATGGTCCGCGTGCGCTGATCGGCCAATAAGTCCGCCAGAGCATTGACCTCAAGGGCCAGTTCACCCAATGCGTCATCTTCTTCCGCGCCGCGTGCCCGGAACGAGTAGTCTTCCTCGCGAAGCGCGGATACCACGTTACTGAGAGTCTGGACGGGATGCACGATGTTTTCATGCAACACCGCAATCAGGATGA comes from Terriglobia bacterium and encodes:
- a CDS encoding ATP-binding protein gives rise to the protein MASSPNPDYRALFRRSQPSKRKRFRFERRIFLLSLLCASPGLVAFLITIWGTSWTTGTKISLIAILLIIVLILIAVLHENIVHPVQTLSNVVSALREEDYSFRARGAEEDDALGELALEVNALADLLADQRTRTIEATALLRRVVEEINVPIFAFDPNGLLRLVNSAGERLLQRPESALLARSVDQIGLRGCFDSENETQIILPQAPNTRWLVRKSQFRQGGVPHTLMVLSDVSRALRSEERTAWQRLIRVLGHELNNSLAPIKSIAGTLITRLNGMELPTGERQDFARGLEIIESRSASLNRFLQAYRRLAQMPQPSLQPVRLKTLVERVAALETRVAVQVSGGPDITIPVDPDQLEQMMINLIKNAADAALEAMDRTNGGSAVASVAWSYSESLLKIEIKDRGPGLMNPDNVFVPFYTTKEEGTGIGLVLSRQIAEAHGGTIQLSDREDAPGCVATVLLPLKIWNRQSVTPASGV
- a CDS encoding sigma factor-like helix-turn-helix DNA-binding protein; this translates as MIWKDVATTERLLSQAVRGNCQATVELFNSELGAMYDAACLLLGGADDALEMVRQAVTVAVDNLGELKDASRFSSWARTFVVSRTLEYMVGRRTSILNGDSTEYEPLTIDQWGDWDSDEILELFLSAVRPNEPDSHHPVPDSFRLILQRLLQSLPDNLRTSFVLHDVFSFRVDETCSFLVLPPEEVRSLLAAARHKLVIGVLNELRSMAAAMRCSDDTPTSAGNALDHVHIKVCESDELFSSFS
- a CDS encoding sigma 54-interacting transcriptional regulator; this encodes MVGHFDCKDLFLNLCPRLHQLVEFEFLHLALYNSASNTMRQNVLETPIRDVPYTLPRELPIEQSLAALVWQSQRPLTWTDISQETRFPQIVDSLRRNGVVSYCLLPLTTPQRQLGAIGFGSTSRSAYQNEDVHFLEKVAAVVAAAVGNVLHYESARAYEQDLKHERDRLQLLLEITTAVARNLELRDLLPAISESLRRVLHHEFASLVLLEPSGEMVRVHGLDFPKSIGLIHEDLVFAFQGSVAEKVLQAKKPLIFREFEAEGVRKEIADLLAREHLKSLCSAPLLNRNRPLGVLNVASTRPNAFSKEDMELLLLIANQISVAIDNSLTFEQVQKLKDRLAEEKLYLEDEIRNEYNFGQIIGESKALKDILKLVETVAPTDASVLIQGETGTGKELIARAIHRLSKRQDRTFVKLNCAAIPTGLLESELFGHEKGAFTGAISQKVGRIELAQNGTLFLDEIGDLPLEIQPKLLRVLQEKEFERLGGTRTIHVDLRLIAATNRNLEQMVADRQFRNDLYYRLRVVPLSVPPLRERREDIATLVRYFIQKHARHMGKHFRAISPHSMESLMAWHWPGNIRELENLVERAVILSPSPMLNIPLDELAPSSQSGAPDPTLTSVEREHILHVLRETHGVISGPNGAASRLGMKRTTLQARMKKLGISRAET
- a CDS encoding NAD-dependent succinate-semialdehyde dehydrogenase, yielding MNIASINPTTNEVIKRFESLTDEQIGQKLQLASEEFRRHRKTSFSERSRWMARAAEILEKETDRFARIMTMEMGKTLDSARAEAKKCATACRYYAENAERFLADEEVATNATRSFIHYQPIGAVLAVMPWNFPFWQVFRFAAPALMAGNVGLLKHASNVPQCALAIEKIFREAGFAEGVFQSLLIGVDKVQKVLDDPRVVAATLTGSGPAGSKVASEAGSRIKKTVLELGGSDPFIVMPSADLDEAVQTAVRARIINNGQSCIAAKRFFVAESIASEFTTKFVEGMQRLRVGDPMLPATDVGPLATPQIAADLEQQVGELLKSGARVLTGGKRISGAGNFFEPTVITDIRTGTPAYYEELFGPVAMLFVVRDADDAIRMANDSPFGLGASAWTNDPGEQKLFVDEIESGMVFINGMVASDPRIPFGGVKQSGYGRELGLYGIREFMNAKTVWIRNNPQNQQPPASN
- the asd gene encoding aspartate-semialdehyde dehydrogenase — protein: MQKKLPVGILGATGMVGQRFIQLLEHHPWFEVAWLAASDRSADKAYGEAVKWRMRTSLPRNVAEMKVSPAGPKGAPKIIFAALDADIARELEPQFAEAGSAVVSNSSAWRMHPNVPLVIPEVNPDHLALINDQTWRKQSGGFIVTNANCSAIGLVLALAPLHKTFGIEKLFVTTMQAVSGAGYPGVPSIDILGNVIPFIKNEEEKMEIETKKMLGTLKAHEVELAHFGMTAHCNRVAVEDGHTESVSISLKKKAAPEQIIEAWTSFRSLPQELKLPHAPAEPILYDSRHDRPQPRFDVDRGKGMSSICGRLRPCGLLDWKFTVLSHNTIRGAAGAALLNAELLKEKGYFGL